In the Leptotrichia sp. oral taxon 212 genome, one interval contains:
- a CDS encoding PepSY domain-containing protein, producing MKNIFFKSILIISLLLEITVYSANINYKDFILNQDNTAEKIKFSAGTNISSEKAKKIALSHARVAERDAKITKIQLGVENGIAVYEIEFYVNGKKFEYDVNSNSGEIVKFR from the coding sequence TTGAAGAATATATTTTTTAAATCAATATTAATTATTTCTCTTTTGCTTGAAATAACAGTATATTCTGCTAATATTAATTACAAAGATTTTATTCTTAATCAGGATAATACTGCTGAAAAAATTAAATTTTCTGCAGGAACAAATATTTCTTCTGAAAAAGCTAAAAAAATTGCGTTATCTCATGCAAGGGTAGCAGAACGTGATGCTAAAATTACTAAAATTCAGCTTGGGGTAGAAAATGGCATTGCCGTATATGAAATTGAATTTTACGTAAACGGAAAGAAGTTTGAATATGATGTGAACAGCAACTCAGGAGAAATTGTAAAATTCAGATAA
- a CDS encoding PepSY domain-containing protein, translating into MKKNYLKFALSGLLILGSIAFSSGKPDAAVKIPNFVIENQVGNSEVKDSKNSRVKLSHDRVKQIVTARVPGSNVSDVKEFRGEGDSFKGKLVHGGVTYDFEIDAYTGRAIKWSSNK; encoded by the coding sequence ATGAAAAAAAATTATTTAAAATTTGCTTTGTCTGGTCTTTTAATTCTGGGAAGTATTGCATTTTCTTCAGGTAAACCTGATGCTGCAGTGAAAATTCCAAATTTTGTTATTGAAAATCAAGTTGGAAATTCAGAAGTTAAAGATTCAAAAAACAGCAGAGTTAAACTTTCTCATGACAGAGTTAAGCAAATTGTTACAGCCAGAGTTCCTGGTTCAAATGTATCAGATGTTAAGGAGTTTCGTGGAGAAGGGGATTCATTTAAAGGAAAATTGGTTCATGGTGGGGTAACTTACGACTTTGAAATTGATGCTTATACAGGAAGAGCTATAAAATGGAGTTCCAATAAGTAA
- a CDS encoding cell wall metabolism sensor histidine kinase WalK → MNKISIKLKITLWYMGLMTGLVILFLLIIFYMSENIIHSYEYGRLKSTVESSFREISIIDGEIIVENDMETKIDTIQLSVYNKNLGFVYGNNPLNFEYDDTFSDKKSIKTVKHQYEKWYVYESKKTYEGYGEVWVRGVMSAVGASQAMETVITISLVGFPFFLIFAGIIGYIITKNAFIPIEKIRSAAEKINEGDDLSQRINLGKGNDEIYTLANTFDTMFDRLQNSFEREVQFNSDVSHELRTPISVIMAQAEYGKDNVSTVSESKNIFNIIFNETQKMSHLVSQLLTLARMDKGHQKLNLANINISELAEIVIDSRRENARTKNINIISKITPNIYADIDESMIMRVFINLLSNAVTYGKINGNIYFDLYIQEKMIVIKIADDGIGISHEHIDKIWTRFYQVDPSRNNEGAGLGLSMVKWIVEAHNGDISVISKIEKGTIFTIKIPL, encoded by the coding sequence ATGAATAAAATTTCTATAAAACTGAAAATAACATTATGGTACATGGGTCTAATGACAGGTCTTGTAATTCTGTTTCTTTTAATTATTTTCTATATGAGTGAGAATATTATTCATTCATATGAATATGGACGTCTTAAAAGTACAGTAGAAAGCAGTTTCAGGGAAATCTCCATCATAGATGGTGAAATTATCGTTGAAAATGACATGGAAACAAAGATAGATACTATACAGCTTTCAGTGTATAATAAAAACTTGGGATTTGTATACGGTAATAATCCACTGAATTTTGAATACGATGATACATTTTCAGATAAAAAAAGTATTAAGACTGTTAAACATCAGTATGAAAAATGGTATGTATATGAAAGTAAAAAAACTTATGAGGGATATGGAGAAGTTTGGGTTCGTGGTGTAATGTCTGCTGTTGGAGCAAGTCAGGCCATGGAAACTGTCATCACAATTTCTCTTGTTGGATTTCCATTTTTTCTTATTTTTGCCGGAATAATTGGATATATCATAACTAAAAATGCATTTATCCCTATTGAAAAAATAAGATCTGCCGCTGAAAAAATAAATGAAGGAGATGATCTGTCACAAAGAATAAACCTTGGTAAAGGAAATGATGAAATCTATACATTGGCAAATACATTTGACACAATGTTTGACAGGCTTCAAAATTCTTTTGAAAGGGAAGTACAGTTCAATTCAGATGTTTCTCATGAACTACGTACTCCTATTTCTGTTATAATGGCTCAGGCAGAATACGGAAAGGACAATGTTTCTACAGTTTCAGAAAGTAAAAATATCTTCAATATAATCTTTAATGAAACTCAAAAAATGTCACATCTTGTTTCACAGCTTTTAACACTTGCAAGAATGGACAAGGGACATCAGAAATTAAATCTTGCCAATATCAATATCAGTGAACTTGCAGAAATTGTTATTGATTCCAGAAGAGAAAATGCAAGAACTAAAAATATTAATATTATTTCCAAAATTACGCCTAATATTTATGCAGATATTGATGAATCAATGATAATGAGAGTTTTTATAAATCTTCTTTCAAATGCTGTTACATATGGAAAAATTAATGGAAATATTTATTTTGACTTATATATACAGGAAAAAATGATTGTAATTAAAATTGCTGACGATGGAATTGGAATCAGTCATGAACATATTGATAAAATATGGACAAGATTTTATCAGGTTGATCCTTCACGTAATAATGAAGGAGCCGGGCTTGGACTTTCAATGGTAAAATGGATTGTAGAAGCTCATAATGGAGATATTTCAGTTATTAGCAAAATTGAAAAAGGAACTATTTTCACAATAAAAATCCCCCTTTAG
- a CDS encoding response regulator transcription factor, which yields MRILVVEDEVNLNDIIVKKLKLEHYGVDSCFDGKEALDYIFSIEYDVIILDIMLPKLDGFEVLKKIRKQNIKTPVLLLTARDGIEDRVQGLDFGADDYLIKPFAFDELLARIRVLLRRNTNNASNVFTIANLTVNCDSHEVSRDKISIKLSTREFTILEYMIRNKEKVLSREKIEQHIWDYNYEGGTNVVDVYIRYLRKKIDNNFSPKLIHTIRGIGYILKVENE from the coding sequence ATGAGAATACTTGTAGTTGAAGATGAAGTTAATTTAAATGACATTATTGTAAAAAAATTAAAATTGGAACACTATGGCGTTGATTCATGCTTTGATGGGAAGGAAGCACTTGATTATATTTTTTCTATTGAATATGATGTCATAATACTGGATATTATGCTGCCTAAATTAGATGGATTTGAGGTTCTTAAAAAGATAAGAAAGCAGAATATCAAAACTCCTGTTCTTCTTCTCACTGCACGTGACGGAATAGAGGACAGGGTTCAGGGACTTGATTTTGGAGCTGATGACTATCTTATAAAGCCTTTTGCCTTTGATGAGCTTTTAGCAAGAATCCGTGTACTTCTCAGAAGAAATACAAATAATGCAAGCAATGTTTTTACTATTGCAAACCTTACTGTTAACTGTGATTCCCACGAAGTGTCCAGAGATAAAATTTCCATAAAACTCTCAACAAGAGAATTTACTATTCTGGAATATATGATCAGAAACAAGGAAAAAGTCCTTTCAAGAGAAAAAATTGAGCAGCACATATGGGATTATAACTATGAAGGTGGTACAAATGTTGTTGATGTATATATACGATATTTAAGAAAAAAAATTGATAATAATTTTTCACCAAAACTGATTCACACTATAAGAGGGATTGGATATATTCTGAAGGTGGAAAATGAATAA
- a CDS encoding YafY family protein has protein sequence MQINRLFEMLHMMLNKKNITAKELSEYFEVSVRTVYRDVETLASAGIPVYSSRGKNGGIRLLEGYTLNKSLISQDEQNEIMYALQSLKAANYPESEGTFKKLSLIFNKSSDNWIEIDFSRYGSDDNVLFENIKQAILKKLIIKFTYFNSRGEKSYRTADPLKIWFKEKAWYLFAYCHNKKDIRQFKINRIKELILTEEHFEKSLENFKMNNKKSKLKDVRVVVEIDKSQAYRVYDECSEENISKMENGNFEIIMEYPENDWVYGYLLSFGEYLKVKEPKRIKKILFEKIEKMKENYK, from the coding sequence ATGCAAATAAATAGATTATTTGAGATGCTTCATATGATGCTAAACAAGAAAAATATTACAGCTAAAGAACTGTCAGAATATTTTGAAGTATCTGTAAGAACAGTATACAGGGATGTAGAAACTTTGGCTTCTGCAGGTATCCCTGTATATTCTTCAAGAGGTAAAAATGGTGGAATTAGATTACTGGAAGGCTATACTTTGAATAAATCACTGATTTCTCAGGATGAGCAGAATGAAATAATGTATGCACTGCAAAGTCTAAAGGCTGCAAATTATCCAGAATCGGAGGGAACTTTTAAAAAATTGAGTTTGATTTTTAATAAATCGTCAGATAACTGGATAGAAATTGATTTTTCCAGATATGGAAGTGATGATAATGTTTTATTTGAAAATATAAAGCAGGCGATACTGAAAAAATTGATAATAAAGTTTACATATTTTAATTCAAGAGGGGAAAAATCCTATAGAACAGCTGATCCACTGAAAATATGGTTTAAAGAGAAGGCATGGTACTTATTTGCTTACTGTCATAATAAAAAAGATATTAGGCAGTTCAAAATAAATAGAATAAAAGAGCTTATTCTTACAGAAGAACATTTTGAAAAATCGCTGGAAAATTTTAAGATGAATAATAAAAAATCTAAACTAAAAGATGTAAGAGTTGTAGTTGAAATAGATAAATCACAGGCATATCGTGTTTATGATGAATGTTCGGAAGAAAATATAAGTAAAATGGAAAATGGAAATTTTGAAATTATAATGGAATATCCTGAAAATGATTGGGTTTATGGATATCTTCTATCTTTTGGAGAATATTTGAAAGTGAAAGAACCTAAGAGAATAAAAAAAATTTTATTTGAGAAAATTGAGAAAATGAAGGAGAATTATAAATAG
- a CDS encoding VOC family protein, with amino-acid sequence MLNSFYPVILSNNIEVTGNFIKKYFNFKETFVSDWYISLKYENNFEIAIIDKNHETIPEGFRQQSKGIILNFEVEDVDKIYERISEDKDMNILLEIQNEEWGQRHFIFEGPDNLLIDVIQIIEPTEEFLKQYK; translated from the coding sequence ATGTTAAATAGTTTTTATCCTGTAATTTTAAGTAATAACATAGAGGTAACAGGAAATTTTATAAAAAAATATTTTAATTTTAAAGAAACATTTGTCAGCGATTGGTATATCAGTTTGAAATATGAGAATAACTTTGAGATAGCAATTATAGATAAAAATCATGAAACAATTCCAGAAGGGTTCAGGCAACAATCCAAAGGAATTATATTAAATTTTGAAGTTGAAGATGTTGATAAAATATATGAAAGGATTTCAGAAGATAAAGATATGAATATATTGCTAGAAATACAAAATGAGGAATGGGGACAGAGGCATTTTATTTTTGAAGGTCCTGATAATCTTCTGATAGATGTTATACAGATTATAGAACCAACTGAAGAATTTTTGAAACAATATAAATAA
- a CDS encoding GyrI-like domain-containing protein, producing the protein MKYEIVEIKEKTLVGLKARIKEEKTAYDTIWNLWKDLYSEKGVKNVKDRKNGNLMGVYYNYSNENGLAYDCLTGCEVKDTRDKIPENMIKIQIPDGKYAKFVITGNPEKAVGEFWDKFWKELSEDFSDNRKYTYDFEEYITKDNYEISGESYENMEIHIYISIK; encoded by the coding sequence ATGAAATATGAAATAGTAGAAATTAAAGAAAAAACTCTTGTTGGATTAAAAGCGAGAATAAAGGAAGAGAAAACAGCATATGATACAATCTGGAATTTATGGAAAGATTTGTATTCTGAAAAAGGTGTCAAAAATGTAAAAGATAGAAAAAACGGTAATCTTATGGGAGTTTATTATAACTACAGTAATGAAAATGGACTTGCGTATGACTGTCTTACAGGTTGTGAAGTAAAGGATACAAGAGATAAAATCCCTGAAAATATGATAAAAATACAAATCCCTGATGGAAAATATGCAAAATTTGTAATTACTGGAAATCCTGAAAAGGCAGTTGGAGAGTTTTGGGATAAATTTTGGAAAGAATTGAGTGAAGATTTTTCGGATAATAGAAAGTATACATATGATTTTGAAGAATATATAACTAAAGATAATTATGAAATATCAGGTGAAAGCTATGAAAACATGGAAATTCACATTTATATCAGTATAAAATAA
- a CDS encoding GyrI-like domain-containing protein has product MKYEIVEIKEKTLVGFKTRVKDDETMSEKISNLWKKLYSEKGAKNIENKINDNAIGVYYNYSNENGFEYDCLTGCEVKDTVEKIPEDMIKIQIPEGKYAKFIVIGNPEKAVGEFWYKFWEEFGKEKSDIRNYTYDFEEYIAGNDYENTEIHIYISIK; this is encoded by the coding sequence ATGAAATATGAAATAGTAGAAATTAAAGAAAAAACTCTTGTTGGATTTAAAACAAGAGTGAAAGATGATGAAACAATGTCTGAAAAAATTTCAAATTTATGGAAAAAACTGTATTCTGAAAAAGGTGCTAAAAATATAGAAAACAAAATAAATGATAATGCTATAGGTGTTTACTATAACTACAGTAACGAAAATGGATTTGAGTATGACTGCCTTACAGGTTGTGAAGTAAAGGATACAGTAGAGAAAATCCCTGAAGATATGATAAAAATACAAATTCCAGAGGGAAAATATGCAAAATTTATAGTTATCGGAAATCCTGAAAAAGCTGTTGGAGAATTTTGGTATAAATTCTGGGAAGAATTTGGGAAGGAAAAATCTGATATAAGAAATTATACATATGATTTTGAAGAATATATAGCAGGTAATGATTATGAAAATACAGAAATTCACATTTATATCAGCATAAAATAA
- a CDS encoding GyrI-like domain-containing protein codes for MAFDFKKEFKRFYKPSENPEIIEIPKMNFIAVRGKGNPNEKEEEYQKAIEMLYGVAYTLKMSYRTQYKIEGFFEYVVPPLEGLWWQENVKHENYLLNKELFNWISLIRVPDFIKKEDVEWAIKCATEKKKKDFSKVEFFSYNEGLCVQCMHIGSYNEEPETIQRMNEFAQNNGYNIELTEKRYHHEIYLSDPRKVDINKLKTVIRQPVKK; via the coding sequence ATGGCATTTGATTTTAAAAAAGAATTTAAAAGATTTTATAAGCCATCAGAGAATCCTGAAATTATAGAAATCCCTAAAATGAATTTTATAGCAGTACGGGGAAAAGGAAATCCCAATGAGAAAGAAGAGGAATATCAGAAAGCCATTGAAATGTTATACGGAGTTGCCTATACCCTTAAAATGAGTTACAGGACACAATATAAAATTGAAGGATTTTTTGAATATGTTGTTCCTCCTTTGGAAGGACTCTGGTGGCAGGAAAATGTAAAGCATGAAAATTATCTGCTAAACAAGGAATTATTTAACTGGATTTCTTTAATTAGAGTGCCTGATTTTATTAAAAAGGAAGATGTGGAATGGGCTATAAAGTGTGCTACTGAAAAAAAGAAAAAGGATTTTTCAAAAGTTGAATTTTTCAGCTATAATGAAGGGCTTTGCGTACAATGCATGCATATAGGAAGCTACAATGAAGAACCTGAAACTATCCAAAGAATGAATGAATTTGCACAAAATAATGGATATAATATAGAATTAACAGAAAAAAGATATCATCATGAAATTTATTTAAGTGATCCAAGAAAGGTAGATATAAATAAACTGAAGACAGTGATAAGACAGCCTGTTAAAAAATAG
- a CDS encoding family 16 glycosylhydrolase — translation MKKKFYIKLLCLISVLLTINEANSNTINNKKSEKSLPHINNSTIRAYTESERWTYYGGDEFNDNHIDTNKWSVYDNNNTYGQPQGMIQFYNASKVSEITDSQGNGVLVINSERMKGKIVTTSNGTSYEAWNSGFITSGGRYSRNPVKVFYPLYLRIDVRAKIVNEEGFWHAPWIAHYKGASVAELDIGEFFTPTNGKNVVTQSIHLYNKKTGKLQKNVVNGKMKNSAVKSSVQDDFHVYSVSVEPSSNPNEAIISYWVDNKKTYSFSTDLKGTGVYNKFIEDSISDNRLNSTWNIMFQGGVGGNGYPSKKINSVKSYIDYIRVFVPSK, via the coding sequence ATGAAAAAAAAATTTTATATAAAATTACTATGCCTTATATCTGTGCTATTAACTATAAACGAAGCTAATTCCAACACCATAAACAATAAAAAATCAGAAAAATCATTGCCACATATTAATAATTCAACAATACGCGCTTACACAGAAAGCGAACGTTGGACATATTATGGTGGAGATGAATTTAATGATAACCATATTGATACAAATAAATGGTCTGTATATGACAATAATAATACTTATGGTCAGCCACAGGGAATGATTCAATTTTACAATGCGAGCAAAGTTTCAGAAATAACAGATTCTCAGGGAAATGGAGTTTTAGTAATAAATTCGGAAAGAATGAAAGGAAAAATAGTTACAACTTCTAATGGAACATCTTATGAAGCATGGAATTCAGGATTTATTACATCAGGAGGCAGATACTCACGTAATCCTGTAAAAGTTTTCTATCCTCTGTATTTAAGAATTGATGTAAGAGCAAAAATTGTAAATGAAGAAGGGTTTTGGCATGCTCCCTGGATAGCCCATTACAAAGGAGCTTCTGTTGCAGAGTTGGATATAGGAGAATTTTTTACACCAACAAATGGAAAAAATGTAGTTACTCAGTCTATTCATCTATACAATAAAAAAACTGGAAAACTTCAAAAAAATGTAGTGAACGGAAAAATGAAAAACTCTGCCGTGAAGTCCAGCGTACAAGATGATTTTCATGTTTACTCTGTATCGGTAGAACCATCTTCAAATCCTAATGAGGCAATTATTTCTTATTGGGTTGACAATAAGAAAACCTATTCCTTTTCTACAGATTTGAAGGGAACTGGTGTATATAATAAATTTATTGAAGATTCAATATCTGACAATAGATTAAATTCTACATGGAATATTATGTTTCAAGGAGGAGTAGGTGGAAATGGCTATCCTTCAAAGAAAATAAATTCTGTAAAAAGCTATATTGACTATATTCGTGTATTTGTTCCTTCTAAATAA
- a CDS encoding HAMP domain-containing sensor histidine kinase: MNIFKNINYIKTGKINFKNRIFLKLVFYFGISLFLFSVVTGSVFASMYVRNTVSLNKKNLEARAIKVSEIISNLWYNEQKRNFEGHNSEKPHRRNMRMIEDIAMAKVWIIEKESGSIIQEKDNSERNIPETYMILPQNAEKAVNAAFKGTVNTTENFNEFLDRRALTTAAPIFKNGEVIGVALLHSPVENLSSALNNGIYTLIISIFVALTLASISAIVLSLSFTKPLNKIKNTALLLAEGNYEAQTDVKQNDEIGNLAQTIDKLAIQLFKSSKESEHFEKMRQDFIINVSHELRTPVTVIRGSTEALCDNIITEPEKISEYHHQILSESIHLQKLINDLIDLSKLQNTDFSIEKSPLSLYEIANDATRSMKQPARIRNIDITVTCNENPDDYIFEGDYFRIRQMIIIILDNAIKFSYENTPIKINIGKTVSENGIKEIKMDISNKGSGIADKDINNIFERFHKSEGENNESGMGLGLAIAKQIAIRHDIEISVSSIPGQETVFSFIFPV; this comes from the coding sequence ATGAATATTTTTAAAAATATAAATTATATTAAAACTGGAAAAATAAATTTTAAAAACAGAATTTTTCTAAAACTTGTTTTCTATTTTGGAATTTCATTATTTCTCTTCTCTGTTGTTACAGGAAGTGTCTTTGCTTCAATGTATGTAAGAAATACTGTCAGCTTAAATAAGAAAAATCTGGAAGCAAGAGCCATAAAGGTTTCTGAAATAATTTCAAACTTATGGTATAACGAACAGAAAAGAAATTTTGAAGGGCATAACAGTGAAAAACCTCATCGAAGAAATATGCGTATGATAGAGGATATTGCAATGGCAAAAGTTTGGATAATAGAAAAGGAATCAGGTTCCATTATTCAGGAAAAAGATAATTCTGAAAGAAATATTCCGGAAACATACATGATTTTGCCACAAAATGCAGAGAAGGCTGTAAACGCCGCATTTAAAGGCACAGTTAATACAACTGAAAATTTTAATGAATTTTTGGATAGAAGAGCACTGACTACTGCCGCTCCTATTTTCAAAAATGGCGAAGTTATTGGAGTTGCCCTGCTCCATTCTCCTGTTGAAAATCTGTCTTCAGCACTAAACAATGGTATCTATACTCTCATTATAAGTATTTTTGTTGCACTTACTCTTGCGAGTATCAGTGCAATTGTTCTTTCACTAAGCTTTACAAAACCTCTGAATAAAATAAAAAATACAGCTTTATTACTTGCTGAAGGAAATTATGAAGCTCAGACAGATGTCAAGCAGAATGACGAAATTGGAAATCTTGCTCAAACTATAGATAAACTGGCTATACAGCTTTTTAAAAGTTCAAAGGAAAGTGAACATTTTGAAAAAATGAGACAGGATTTCATTATAAATGTGTCTCATGAGCTACGAACTCCTGTTACAGTAATCAGAGGTTCAACGGAAGCTCTTTGCGATAACATTATTACCGAGCCTGAAAAAATTAGTGAATACCATCATCAGATACTTTCTGAAAGTATTCATCTCCAGAAATTGATAAATGATCTGATTGACTTATCAAAGTTGCAGAATACTGATTTTTCGATTGAAAAATCTCCGCTTAGTTTATACGAAATTGCAAATGACGCTACAAGAAGCATGAAACAGCCTGCAAGGATTAGAAATATAGATATTACTGTTACATGTAATGAAAATCCGGATGATTATATTTTTGAAGGAGATTATTTCCGTATAAGACAGATGATAATTATAATACTGGATAATGCGATTAAATTTTCTTATGAAAATACTCCTATTAAAATTAATATTGGAAAAACTGTATCAGAAAATGGAATAAAAGAAATTAAAATGGATATTTCAAATAAAGGAAGCGGAATTGCTGATAAGGATATTAATAATATATTTGAACGTTTTCATAAATCTGAAGGGGAAAATAATGAAAGTGGAATGGGATTAGGACTTGCAATTGCTAAACAGATTGCAATAAGACACGATATTGAAATATCTGTTTCCAGTATTCCTGGGCAGGAAACTGTTTTTTCATTTATTTTTCCTGTTTAA
- a CDS encoding response regulator transcription factor, with the protein MYNVLIADDNLQIVSILKEYCKKNNFNVTLAHDGEETLEKIRNNKFDIVLLDIMMPKKNGFDVCKEVRTFSNVPIIMITARGEDFERIMGLETGADDYIVKPFSPGEVIARIHAILRRVIPNENINQEKIFSYDNLTINFSDFTVKINDEDISLTKKEIELLWLLSTNRNKVFTRENLLDSIWGYDYFGDSRTVDSHIKRLRAKLDNYEHESWNIKTIWGVGYKFDIQE; encoded by the coding sequence ATGTATAATGTTTTAATTGCTGATGATAATCTCCAGATTGTATCCATATTAAAGGAATATTGTAAAAAGAATAATTTTAATGTTACTTTGGCTCATGATGGAGAAGAAACACTTGAAAAAATTAGGAATAATAAATTTGATATAGTTTTACTGGATATTATGATGCCAAAAAAAAATGGATTTGATGTTTGTAAGGAAGTGCGTACCTTCTCAAATGTTCCAATTATAATGATTACTGCAAGAGGTGAAGATTTTGAAAGGATTATGGGACTTGAAACAGGTGCTGATGACTATATTGTGAAGCCTTTTTCTCCTGGAGAGGTTATTGCAAGAATACATGCCATCTTAAGACGGGTTATACCTAATGAAAACATCAATCAGGAAAAAATTTTTTCCTACGATAACCTTACAATTAATTTTAGTGATTTTACTGTAAAAATAAATGATGAGGATATTTCCCTTACAAAAAAGGAAATAGAACTTCTTTGGCTTCTTTCAACTAATCGGAATAAGGTTTTTACAAGGGAAAATCTTCTGGATTCTATTTGGGGATATGATTATTTTGGTGACAGCAGAACAGTCGATTCCCATATAAAAAGACTTCGCGCAAAACTTGACAACTATGAACATGAATCCTGGAATATAAAGACCATATGGGGTGTAGGCTATAAATTTGATATTCAGGAATAA
- a CDS encoding thioredoxin family protein has translation MALLDANIVEQLKDYFDKIEEPIEIAAFLNDSDKSKELDSFLQEVDAISNKVNYTRKTFGEDKSLEETAGITRPTSFTLLKGGKKTGINFYGIPGGHEFNSFILAILGLAGLGKKLEGEQLEKVASVKKPLNIETFVSLSCTHCPEVVQALNLISVNNENITTSMVDSAVYFDEAKEKDIQAVPVVFINGKVSSVGEQTLEQLITTITNA, from the coding sequence ATGGCATTATTAGACGCAAATATAGTTGAGCAGTTAAAAGATTATTTTGATAAGATAGAAGAACCAATTGAAATAGCCGCTTTCTTAAATGACAGTGATAAATCAAAGGAACTGGACAGTTTTCTACAGGAAGTTGATGCAATTTCAAATAAAGTAAACTATACAAGAAAAACTTTTGGTGAAGATAAATCTCTTGAAGAAACTGCAGGTATTACAAGACCTACATCTTTCACATTACTTAAAGGTGGAAAGAAAACAGGAATCAATTTTTACGGAATTCCGGGAGGACATGAATTTAACAGTTTCATACTTGCTATTTTAGGACTGGCAGGATTAGGTAAAAAACTTGAAGGAGAACAGCTTGAAAAAGTTGCTTCAGTTAAAAAGCCTTTAAATATTGAAACTTTCGTTTCATTATCTTGTACTCATTGCCCTGAAGTAGTACAGGCATTAAATCTTATTTCTGTAAATAATGAAAACATAACAACTTCAATGGTTGACAGTGCAGTTTACTTTGATGAAGCTAAGGAAAAGGATATTCAGGCAGTTCCAGTAGTGTTTATCAATGGAAAAGTTTCTTCAGTTGGAGAACAGACTTTAGAACAGCTTATTACAACTATTACAAATGCTTAA
- the ahpC gene encoding alkyl hydroperoxide reductase subunit C: protein MSLIGKKLENFTVQAYQNEEFREINFEKDVLGKWSIFMFYPADFTFVCPTELEDLEDHHEELKKLGFDVYSVSTDTHFTHKAWHDHSEAIKKVTYTMIGDPTAAVSRIFEVLNEESGLAYRGTFIVNPEGKIVAYEVNDEGIGRDASELVRRAKAAKFVAENPGLVCPAKWKEGEATLKPGLDLVGKI from the coding sequence ATGTCGTTAATCGGAAAAAAATTAGAAAACTTTACAGTACAGGCATATCAAAACGAGGAATTCAGAGAAATCAACTTTGAAAAGGATGTATTAGGAAAATGGAGTATATTCATGTTCTATCCAGCTGACTTTACTTTCGTATGTCCTACAGAACTGGAAGATTTGGAAGATCACCACGAAGAACTTAAAAAATTAGGATTTGATGTATACTCAGTAAGTACTGATACTCACTTTACTCATAAAGCATGGCACGACCATTCTGAAGCTATTAAAAAAGTTACTTATACTATGATAGGAGATCCTACTGCCGCTGTTTCAAGAATATTTGAAGTTTTAAATGAAGAAAGCGGACTTGCTTACAGAGGAACTTTCATTGTAAATCCTGAAGGAAAAATAGTTGCTTATGAAGTAAATGATGAAGGAATCGGAAGAGATGCTTCTGAACTTGTAAGAAGAGCAAAAGCTGCTAAGTTTGTTGCTGAAAACCCTGGATTAGTTTGTCCTGCAAAATGGAAAGAAGGAGAAGCTACTTTAAAACCAGGATTGGATTTAGTAGGTAAAATATAA